A stretch of Hoplias malabaricus isolate fHopMal1 chromosome 10, fHopMal1.hap1, whole genome shotgun sequence DNA encodes these proteins:
- the rb1cc1 gene encoding RB1-inducible coiled-coil protein 1 isoform X3, which produces MKLYVFQVNNGSTLTFDTELAVQTVLDLKHAVQAKYKIATQHQVLVVNGGECMVAERRVCSYSAGTETNPIFLFNKEMILCDRAPTIPKTTFSIENEMELKVEESLMMPAVFHTVASRTQLAVEMFEVAKKLCSFCERLVHDEHLQHQGWAAIMANLDDCTRLVHDEHLQHQGWAAIMANLDDCTLSYQKLLWKFELAYTSYQQDFEDIKLKLTKLGTAVSVMAKIPLLECLTRHSYRESLEKSSSPHPRTQEDDEDYVCENGGETSAQSAVLCPLDDQRNHKSPTLGLTSGDAVAQASPPSTQECLGGSGTLQEAIDEEQEQDTTERGCGLSFNVTLLDWINVQDRPNDVEAVVRKCFDSINRLDPRIIQPFLNDCRDTITKLDNQNMKAIKGLEDRLYALDQMIASCKKLVNEQKELAQGFLANQKRAENLKDTSVLPDLCLSHANQLMIMLTNHRKLLDIKQKCTTAKQELANNLQVRLKWCCYVMLHADQDGEKLQALLRLLTELLERVRVVEALSTVPQMYCLAVVEVVRRKMFVRHYREWANALVKDGKNLYEAEKAKRETFGKLFRKSFLRNRLFRGLDSWPPTSFCTRKPRRFDFELPDISLSDLQYLKSCCPAEVQPFLRVPSLCDFEPLNHHVEALHQLVQAAQSVDEMSQTITDLLSELRVSGSQSTQRPTVLTPRAESRAETTPTSSKAPSSLTLQSPSCQPLPLPAPLEDLSPDSIDAHTFDFETIGHPNMDPVLQQGSLDLDSLAESPESDFMSAVNEFVIEENVTSPNAISDPTSPEMMVESLYSSVINAIDSKRIQDTTTLERENSRITDLKLTVDKYRSAAEESQSSLRKVRDDLTHFRCLVLKEQWDFGFALKKMSSEVHSVVDSIKCCHEEEQGEMHQKEMENLKAENEKQILDLNKELEGNRNIVRDVQRAMLELEGLVERKEKELAQLESERERSLEELRSCHQQTVQELEKKLSEQSVVLRDAQLSKGSLASQLESLHVEIERSQQKIRQEMENAEKNRLQELEARVRQEHQTILETLKRDHQNVLDSLAQENQAKLKEVTESFSVERKEREGRFKDYEARVAELADARCKLEVEMALKESETEELRLQYEEAKAQQEETLKTEMSSQTAALQEQVNTLMQQLQKKNEEYELGLAELRALMRLEKDHCISELVDRHEKESTLLRHEFSTLKQRSQDAEKDLEERLLKIQHEQDEQLAVLRKEHELERRAFQENEQDLQTCISDLQAENALLSGRLEQERQEAQRKVEVKIIDAKTSLDNALRDFELQKEELETRLLGKIKLLENQLEERQSTEKSLKVEMSHSGERLLNINIERKCYKTKQLESQMSFCGNSNYE; this is translated from the exons ATGAAGTTGTATGTGTTCCAGGTCAATAATGGAAGCACACTGACATTCGACACTGAACTCGCAGTCCAGAC TGTCTTGGACCTTAAACATGCTGTCCAGGCCAAGTACAAGATTGCCACCCAGCACCAGGTGCTGGTGGTTAACGGCGGAGAGTGCATGGTGGCGGAGAGGAGAGTCTGCAGCTACAGTGCGGGCACG GAAACCAACCCCATCTTTCTCTTCAATAAAGAGATGATCTTGTGTGACCGTGCCCCAACAATCCCCAAGACCACCTTCTCCATTGAGAATGAGATGGAGCTGAAGGTGGAGGAGTCCCTCATGATGCCTGCTGTGTTTCACACTGTTGCCTCACGGACACAACTTGCTGTG GAAATGTTTGAAGTTGCAAAGAAACTGTGTTCGTTCTGTGAACGGCTGGTCCACGACGAACACCTGCAGCACCAGGGCTGGGCCGCCATCATGGCCAACTTGGACGACTGCACACGGCTGGTCCACGACGAACACCTGCAGCACCAGGGCTGGGCCGCCATCATGGCCAACTTGGACGACTGCACGTTAAGCTATCAAAAACTGCTCTGGAAATTTGAATTGGCGTACACAAGTTATCAACAGGACTTTGAGGACATCAAACTGAAACTGACCAA GCTTGGAACAGCTGTCTCCGTCATGGCTAAGATCCCTTTGCTCGAGTGCCTGACCCGCCACAGTTACAGAGAGAGTCTGGAGAAGTCCAGTTCCCCACACCCCAGAACACAGGAAGACGATGAGGACTACGTCTGTGAAAATGGAGGTGAAACATCTGCACAGTCTGCCGTTCTGTGTCCCCTGGACGACCAGCGGAACCACAAATCACCCACGTTGGGCTTGACCTCAGGAGATGCAGTGGCACAAGCTTCACCACCCTCTACCCAGGAGTGTCTAGGGGGCAGTGGAACCCTGCAGGAGGCCATAGACGAGGAACAAGAGCAGGACACTACAGAGAGAGGATGTGGTCTCTCCTTTAATGTCACACTGTTGGACTGGATCAATGTTCAAGACCGGCCCAATGATGTGGAGGCTGTAGTGAGAAAGTGCTTCGACTCCATCAACCGG CTTGATCCACGGATTATTCAGCCGTTTCTGAATGACTGTCGAGACACTATTACAAAACTGGATAATCAGAACATGAAAGCCATCAAAGGGCTTGAAGACAGATTGTACGCACTCGACCAAATGATAGCCAGCTGCAAAAAGCTCGTCAATGAACAGAAGGAACTTGCTCAG GGATTTCTAGCCAATCAGAAGAGGGCTGAAAACCTGAAGGACACTTCAGTGCTGCCGGACCTGTGTCTTAGTCACGCCAACCAGCTAATGATTATGCTGACCAATCACAGGAAGCTTCTGGACATTAAACAGAAGTGCACCACTGCCAAACAAGAACTGGCCAACAACCTGCAAGTCCGTCTCAA ATGGTGCTGTTATGTGATGCTCCACGCTGACCAGGACGGAGAGAAGCTGCAGGCTCTCCTACGGCTGTTGACTGAGCTGCTGGAGCGAGTGCGTGTAGTGGAGGCCCTCAGCACTGTCCCACAGATGTACTGTCTAGCCGTGGTGGAGGTGGTCCGCAGAAAAATGTTTGTCAGGCACTACAGAGAG TGGGCGAATGCCCTGGTTAAGGACGGGAAAAACCTCTATGAAGCGGAGAAGGCCAAAAGGGAAACGTTTGGCAAGTTGTTCA GAAAGTCATTCCTCAGAAATCGCCTGTTTCGAGGACTTGACTCATGGCCTCCCACATCATTCTGT ACTAGAAAGCCTCGCAGGTTTGACTTTGAGCTTCCAGACATCTCCCTATCTGACCTGCAGTATCTGAAGAGCTGCTGTCCTGCTGAAGTGCAGCCTTTTCTCAG GGTTCCATCACTGTGTGACTTTGAACCTCTAAACCACCACGTGGAGGCCCTTCACCAGCTAGTGCAGGCAGCGCAGAGTGTAGATGAGATGTCTCAAACTATCACAGACCTGCTCAGTGAACTGAGG GTTTCTGGGAGCCAGAGTACACAGAGACCAACGGTGTTAACCCCCAGGGCAGAAAGTAGAGCAGAGACCACACCTACCTCTTCTAAAGCACCATCCTCCCTCACTCTGCAGTCCCCATCCTGTCAGCCTCTTCCCCTTCCAGCCCCTTTGGAGGATCTGTCGCCTGACAGCATAGACGCCCATACATTTGATTTTGAAACCATAGGGCACCCCAACATGGATCCTGTACTCCAGCAAGGTTCACTGGATCTGGACTCGCTGGCAGAGAGCCCTGAGTCTGACTTCATGTCTGCGGTCAATGAGTTTGTGATCGAAGAGAATGTAACGTCGCCCAATGCCATCAGCGACCCTACCAGCCCCGAGATGATGGTAGAGTCCCTTTACTCCTCAGTCATCAATGCCATAGATAGCAAACGCATCCAGGACACCACCACGTTGGAGAGGGAGAACTCCAGAATCACAGACCTCAAGCTGACCGTGGACAAGTATCGTTCGGCTGCCGAGGAGTCGCAGAGCAGCTTGAGGAAAGTGAGGGATGATTTAACCCATTTCCGCTGTCTTGTTTTAAAAGAACAGTGGGACTTTGGCTTCGCTCTGAAAAAGATGAGCTCTGAAGTGCACAGTGTAGTCGACAGCATTAAATGCTGTCATGaagaggaacagggggagatgCATCAGAAAGAAATGGAGAACTTGAAAGCAGAGAACGAAAAGCAGATCCTCGATCTCAACAAGGAGCTGGAAGGTAACCGCAACATTGTGAGGGATGTTCAGCGGGCCATGCTCGAGCTGGAAGGGCTTGTGGAGCGCAAGGAGAAAGAGCTGGCTCAGctggagagtgagagggagcgCTCGCTGGAGGAATTACGGAGCTGCCACCAGCAGACTGTGCAGGAGCTGGAGAAGAAGCTCTCAGAGCAGAGTGTGGTGCTCCGGGATGCGCAGCTTTCCAAAGGTTCACTCGCCAGCCAGCTAGAGAGTCTGCACGTCGAGATTGAGCGCAGCCAGCAGAAAATACGACAGGAGATGGAGAACGCTGAGAAGAATCGTCTCCAAGAGCTGGAGGCCCGCGTGAGACAGGAGCACCAAACCATCCTGGAGACCCTGAAACGGGACCACCAGAACGTCCTGGACTCTCTGGCCCAGGAGAACCAGGCCAAACTCAAAGAGGTGACAGAGTCTTTCTCTGTGGAGCGAAAGGAGAGGGAGGGCCGCTTTAAAGACTACGAGGCTCGCGTAGCTGAACTTGCTGATGCTCGCTGCAAGCTGGAAGTGGAGATGGCCTTGAAAGAGTCAGAGACGGAGGAGCTGCGCCTCCAGTACGAGGAAGCCAAAGCCCAGCAGGAGGAGACCCTGAAAACCGAgatgtcctcacagacagcagcTCTGCAGGAGCAGGTAAATACACTGATGCAGCAGCTGCAGAAAAAGAACGAAGAGTACGAGCTGGGCCTTGCCGAGCTGCGGGCGCTGATGCGGTTGGAAAAAGACCACTGCATCTCTGAGCTGGTGGATCGGCATGAGAAAGAGAGCACGCTGCTTCGTCATGAGTTCTCCACCCTCAAGCAGAGGTCACAAGATGCTGAGAAAGACCTGGAGGAGCGTCTGCTGAAGATCCAGCATGAGCAGGACGAGCAGCTTGCCGTGTTGCGGAAGGAACATGAGCTGGAGCGAAGGGCTTTCCAGGAAAATGAGCAGGACTTGCAGACCTGCATCAGTGACTTGCAGGCGGAGAACGCGCTTCTCTCAGGAAGGTTGGAACAGGAGAGGCAGGAAGCACAGAGGAAAGTAGAGGTGAAGATCATAGATGCTAAAACGTCACTTGACAATGCCTTAAGGGACTTTGAACTCCAGAAAGAGGAGCTTGAGACGAGACTATTAGGAAAAATCAAACTACTTGAAAATCAACTTGAGGAAAGACAATCCACTGAAAA atcacttaaggtggaaatgtctcattCAGGAGAGcgtttactgaatataaacatagagcgaaagtgctacaaaactaaacaactcgagtcacaaatgagtttctgtgggaattcaaactatgaataa